From the Maioricimonas rarisocia genome, one window contains:
- a CDS encoding putative sugar nucleotidyl transferase, whose protein sequence is MTSRTIVFEDAGWIRLLPLVYMRGVFELRCGRSDLLSRIGALAGRTEGGGSLEISCRPQLADLIHETTGLPVNRSQSARALLLNGRGLWKSLPDETAGGSSWVGTVGESEDVACVAADAELAASLTPETVLDQARLRTLLAPLPRRDVSENVQLLDWPWNFVHANAAAMESDWDPAAAAIHGQVDEGSYLLAPEHVHIGAGSRVKPCTVIDAESGPVWIGENVTINPHCYIEGPVVIESGTILQPGAKIREGTTLGPRCKVGGEIEASIVQGFSNKQHDGFLGHSYVGEWVNIAADCINSDLKNTYGMIRVPINGREVNSGEMFVGMVMGDYSKAGINVSFPTGAVVGFSSSVIRPLSPKFVPSFAWIDGDHVQRFDVVRGLAVARKVMARRQREVTPAVEHAFLQVREWALALEHEQQIPLETGRHDLDATG, encoded by the coding sequence ATGACATCACGGACGATCGTATTTGAAGATGCCGGATGGATTCGGCTGCTGCCCCTGGTCTACATGCGGGGAGTGTTCGAACTCCGTTGCGGCCGCTCCGACCTGCTCTCTCGGATCGGAGCATTGGCCGGCCGGACCGAGGGCGGGGGGAGTCTCGAGATCTCCTGTCGTCCCCAGCTGGCGGATCTGATCCACGAGACGACCGGTCTTCCGGTCAATCGATCCCAGTCCGCGCGGGCGCTGCTGCTGAACGGCCGCGGGCTGTGGAAGAGTCTGCCGGACGAGACGGCCGGTGGCAGCTCCTGGGTGGGGACGGTCGGAGAGAGCGAAGATGTCGCCTGCGTCGCGGCGGATGCCGAGCTGGCGGCCAGTCTGACTCCGGAGACCGTCCTCGATCAGGCCCGGCTGCGAACATTACTCGCGCCGTTGCCTCGGAGGGACGTCAGCGAGAACGTTCAGCTCCTCGACTGGCCGTGGAACTTCGTGCACGCGAACGCAGCTGCGATGGAGTCCGACTGGGATCCGGCAGCAGCGGCGATCCACGGTCAGGTGGACGAGGGGAGCTATCTGCTGGCGCCCGAACACGTTCACATCGGAGCCGGTTCGCGCGTCAAGCCGTGCACGGTCATCGATGCCGAGTCGGGGCCGGTCTGGATCGGCGAGAACGTGACGATCAATCCGCACTGCTACATCGAAGGGCCGGTCGTCATCGAGTCCGGTACGATCCTGCAGCCGGGGGCGAAGATTCGCGAAGGGACGACGCTGGGGCCGCGGTGCAAGGTGGGAGGCGAGATCGAGGCCTCCATCGTACAGGGCTTCAGCAACAAGCAGCACGACGGGTTTCTCGGCCACAGCTACGTGGGCGAATGGGTCAACATCGCTGCCGACTGCATCAACAGCGACCTCAAGAACACGTACGGCATGATCCGGGTGCCGATCAATGGTCGCGAGGTCAATAGTGGCGAGATGTTCGTCGGGATGGTGATGGGGGACTACAGCAAGGCGGGCATCAATGTCAGCTTTCCGACCGGAGCGGTCGTCGGCTTTTCCAGTTCGGTGATCCGTCCGCTCAGTCCGAAGTTCGTGCCCAGTTTCGCGTGGATCGACGGCGATCACGTGCAGCGGTTCGACGTCGTGCGGGGCCTGGCAGTGGCCCGGAAGGTGATGGCCCGCCGCCAGCGCGAGGTCACTCCCGCGGTGGAACATGCGTTCCTGCAGGTGCGGGAGTGGGCTCTGGCGCTGGAGCACGAGCAACAGATCCCGCTGGAGACGGGACGTCACGATCTCGACGCGACGGGGTGA
- a CDS encoding adenine phosphoribosyltransferase, with translation MTDSIDFRRYIRSIPDFPKPGIMFRDITPLLAAPEAFRAAVKAMADPFRDQNITAIAAAEARGFIFAAPLALELNAAFIPVRKPGKLPFDTKAFHYELEYGTDTLEIHTDAFEQGDRVLLVDDLLATGGTMEACVRLAEQAHASVVGCVFAIELTFLKGREKLGDHQIFSLIDYHDEN, from the coding sequence ATGACGGACTCCATCGACTTCCGCCGGTACATCCGCAGCATTCCCGACTTCCCCAAACCGGGCATCATGTTTCGGGACATCACGCCGCTGCTCGCAGCCCCCGAAGCCTTTCGCGCCGCCGTCAAGGCGATGGCCGATCCGTTCCGCGACCAGAACATCACCGCAATTGCCGCTGCAGAGGCCCGCGGCTTCATCTTCGCCGCCCCGCTTGCCCTCGAACTGAATGCCGCCTTCATTCCAGTCCGCAAGCCGGGCAAGCTGCCGTTCGACACGAAGGCGTTTCATTACGAACTCGAGTACGGCACCGATACTCTCGAGATTCACACCGACGCATTCGAGCAGGGAGACCGCGTGCTGCTGGTCGACGACCTGCTGGCGACCGGCGGCACCATGGAGGCATGTGTCCGGCTGGCAGAACAGGCGCATGCCAGTGTGGTCGGCTGCGTGTTCGCGATCGAACTGACGTTCCTCAAGGGACGCGAGAAGCTGGGCGACCACCAGATCTTCAGCCTGATCGACTATCACGACGAGAACTGA
- the glnA gene encoding type I glutamate--ammonia ligase: MTPKEVLALCRREEIKAVDLRFMDFPGTQKHFTIPVKALTEESFEDGFGFDASSMRGWQAINESDMLVVPQPETAMVDPFMKNTLAMTCNIQDPITREAYAKDPRNVARKAEAYMASTGIADIANFGPEAEFFIFDRVWFDQNEHEAYYHVDSAEGQWNRGKTPDGHSGGFQIRHKEGYFPMPPSDTLQDLRTDIMLTLQDCGVNIEGQHHEVATGGQCEVDMRYGSLLTTADNLLRYKYIVKNVAARHGKAATFMPKPLWNDNGSGLHLHFSLWKNEETLFAGSGYGGLSELAIYAMGGILRHAPALFAFCCPTTNSYKRFIPGFEAPINLTYSFRNRSAAIRIPVHNSSPASKRFEFRCPDASCNPYLAMSAVLMAALDGIQNRIDPGMPLDKDIYDLSAEELDVFPKVPESLDVSLQALREDHDFLLRGDVFTEDVIDTWIWFKQTHEVQALRERPHPWEFAMYFDA, encoded by the coding sequence ATGACTCCCAAGGAAGTCCTGGCACTTTGCCGCCGGGAAGAGATCAAGGCCGTCGATCTGCGATTCATGGATTTCCCGGGAACGCAGAAGCACTTCACAATCCCCGTAAAGGCTTTAACAGAAGAGAGTTTCGAAGACGGATTCGGCTTCGACGCCTCCTCGATGCGGGGCTGGCAGGCCATCAACGAGAGCGACATGCTGGTCGTACCGCAGCCGGAAACGGCAATGGTCGATCCGTTCATGAAGAACACGCTCGCGATGACCTGCAACATTCAGGATCCCATCACGCGCGAGGCGTATGCCAAAGATCCGCGCAACGTTGCGCGCAAAGCGGAGGCATATATGGCCTCCACAGGGATCGCCGACATCGCGAATTTTGGTCCCGAAGCGGAATTCTTCATCTTCGACCGCGTCTGGTTCGACCAGAACGAGCATGAGGCGTACTACCACGTCGACAGTGCCGAAGGCCAGTGGAACCGCGGCAAGACCCCCGACGGGCATTCGGGCGGCTTTCAGATCCGACACAAGGAGGGGTATTTTCCCATGCCCCCCTCCGACACACTGCAGGATCTGCGCACCGACATCATGCTCACGCTGCAGGACTGTGGCGTGAACATCGAAGGGCAGCACCACGAAGTCGCGACCGGCGGGCAGTGCGAGGTCGACATGCGGTACGGCTCGCTGCTCACAACCGCCGACAATCTGCTGCGGTACAAGTACATCGTCAAGAACGTCGCCGCCCGGCACGGCAAGGCCGCGACCTTCATGCCCAAGCCGCTCTGGAACGACAACGGTTCAGGTCTGCACCTGCATTTCTCGCTCTGGAAGAACGAAGAGACGCTCTTCGCCGGGTCCGGCTACGGTGGACTGAGCGAGCTGGCGATCTATGCCATGGGAGGCATCCTGCGGCATGCCCCGGCCCTGTTCGCCTTCTGCTGCCCGACGACCAACAGTTACAAGCGGTTCATTCCGGGCTTCGAAGCGCCGATCAACCTGACCTACAGCTTCCGCAACCGCTCGGCTGCAATCCGTATCCCCGTGCACAACTCGAGCCCCGCCAGCAAGCGATTCGAGTTCCGCTGCCCCGATGCGTCCTGCAATCCCTACCTGGCGATGTCAGCCGTTCTCATGGCGGCTCTGGACGGCATCCAGAACCGGATCGATCCCGGCATGCCGCTCGACAAGGACATTTACGACCTCTCGGCCGAAGAGCTGGATGTCTTCCCCAAGGTCCCCGAGTCGCTCGACGTCTCGCTGCAGGCTCTGCGCGAGGATCACGACTTTCTGCTGCGGGGAGATGTCTTTACCGAAGACGTCATCGATACCTGGATCTGGTTCAAGCAGACCCATGAAGTCCAGGCACTCAGAGAGCGGCCCCACCCCTGGGAATTCGCGATGTACTTCGACGCCTGA
- a CDS encoding serine/threonine protein kinase translates to MANEIPQQIGPYLIDEVLGAGGMGTVYLARHEQTGNQVAVKVLSAALAREPGFLARFNREIDALEKLEGPHIVRLIEHGVSDETYYYVMEYVSGETLAQRLQRVKRLSWRESIEIGVQICKALKTAHNAGIIHRDLKPSNLLIEPDGTVKLTDFGVAQIFATSRLTRTGGVIGTPEYMSPEQSQGRRVTRQSDIYSLGAVMYVMLTGRPPFTGRATMEIVRKHSFNQFDSPRSIVSEIPHWLDEIVCKCLEKKPEDRYPDAYVLSLRLAEVPRKVDLSQQSAEKSAPLESDTAAETLPGESASPAPGEVGGTLMRDLMRAHVDEAAAGSRWSRLFDNVWILIGLFLLLIVGTFTWYRAQQPDPHDLYERGQTLMQEPMGTAWEKAQQECFEPLLELDPEQWEPRLQPYLTQLELFELQQSFARSRERLLRRKPQNEVERFVLEALQHETEGEWTQTDEVLDSLMELLGDAPEREPERQFVTQLHSQLREERYRDNASFPLVEAALERADALAAAGETHQARQIWQSIVTLYDTDPGAAPYVDVAAERLDAEQDLLTKP, encoded by the coding sequence GTGGCGAACGAGATTCCGCAGCAGATTGGCCCCTATCTGATCGATGAGGTCCTCGGGGCCGGCGGCATGGGCACCGTCTATCTCGCCCGTCACGAGCAAACCGGCAATCAGGTGGCCGTCAAGGTGCTCTCAGCGGCGCTTGCCCGCGAACCGGGTTTTCTGGCGCGATTCAACCGCGAGATCGATGCGCTCGAGAAGCTCGAAGGGCCGCACATCGTGCGTCTCATCGAACACGGCGTCTCCGACGAAACGTACTACTACGTGATGGAGTACGTCTCGGGCGAAACCCTTGCCCAGCGGCTGCAACGGGTGAAGCGCCTCAGCTGGCGCGAATCCATCGAGATCGGCGTCCAGATCTGCAAGGCCCTCAAGACGGCCCACAACGCCGGCATCATTCACCGCGATCTGAAGCCCTCAAACCTGCTGATCGAGCCGGATGGCACCGTCAAACTGACCGACTTCGGCGTCGCGCAGATCTTCGCCACGAGCCGGCTCACGCGAACCGGCGGCGTCATCGGAACACCCGAGTACATGTCCCCGGAGCAGTCACAGGGACGCCGCGTCACGCGCCAGAGCGATATCTACTCGCTCGGCGCGGTGATGTACGTCATGCTGACCGGACGCCCCCCGTTTACCGGCCGGGCCACGATGGAGATCGTTCGCAAGCATTCGTTCAATCAGTTCGACAGCCCCCGCAGCATCGTCAGCGAGATTCCCCACTGGCTCGACGAAATCGTCTGCAAATGCCTCGAGAAGAAACCCGAAGACCGCTACCCCGACGCCTACGTCCTTTCACTGCGGCTCGCCGAAGTCCCCAGAAAAGTCGACCTCTCGCAACAGTCGGCCGAAAAGTCGGCGCCGCTCGAATCCGACACCGCCGCCGAAACGCTCCCCGGTGAGTCCGCATCGCCCGCGCCGGGAGAAGTGGGCGGCACGCTCATGCGCGACCTGATGCGGGCCCACGTCGATGAGGCGGCTGCCGGATCGCGGTGGAGCCGCCTGTTCGACAACGTGTGGATTCTGATCGGACTCTTTCTGCTGCTGATTGTGGGAACCTTCACCTGGTACCGGGCCCAGCAGCCGGATCCGCACGATCTCTACGAACGGGGCCAGACGCTCATGCAGGAGCCCATGGGGACGGCATGGGAAAAGGCACAACAGGAATGCTTCGAACCGCTGCTTGAACTCGACCCCGAGCAATGGGAGCCTCGGCTGCAGCCGTACCTCACGCAGCTCGAACTGTTCGAGCTGCAGCAGAGCTTCGCGCGGAGTCGCGAACGGCTGCTTCGCCGCAAACCGCAGAACGAGGTCGAGCGATTCGTCCTCGAAGCACTCCAGCACGAAACCGAAGGGGAATGGACGCAGACCGACGAAGTTCTCGATTCCTTAATGGAACTGCTCGGCGACGCTCCGGAGCGGGAGCCCGAACGGCAATTTGTCACGCAATTGCATTCGCAACTGCGAGAGGAGCGCTATCGGGACAATGCCAGTTTTCCCCTGGTCGAGGCGGCCCTCGAGCGGGCGGATGCCCTGGCAGCGGCGGGCGAAACGCATCAGGCCCGCCAGATTTGGCAAAGCATCGTCACTCTCTATGATACCGACCCGGGCGCTGCTCCGTACGTGGATGTGGCCGCCGAACGACTCGACGCCGAACAGGACCTTCTGACCAAACCATGA
- a CDS encoding sirohydrochlorin chelatase, with amino-acid sequence MRTAILLIAHGSRRAEANRDLVHVQEQVRARRPKDVVEIAYLELTSPTIPDGARRCVEQGAGEVRMLPYFLSSGAHVAQDLEQFRREFEVEWPEVTFRLCPPLGLHPLMIEVLMERLNEEVPSAK; translated from the coding sequence ATGCGTACGGCAATTCTGCTGATCGCCCACGGTAGCCGCCGCGCCGAAGCAAACCGGGACCTGGTTCATGTGCAGGAACAGGTTCGCGCCCGGCGACCGAAGGACGTCGTCGAGATTGCATACCTCGAACTGACCTCCCCGACGATTCCCGACGGTGCACGACGGTGCGTCGAACAGGGGGCCGGCGAGGTGCGGATGCTCCCGTACTTTCTCTCCTCAGGCGCGCATGTCGCCCAGGATCTGGAGCAGTTCCGTCGCGAGTTTGAAGTTGAATGGCCGGAAGTGACGTTTCGACTCTGCCCGCCTCTCGGACTTCATCCGTTGATGATCGAGGTCCTGATGGAACGATTGAACGAAGAAGTGCCGTCGGCGAAGTGA
- a CDS encoding PadR family transcriptional regulator, translated as MNAISGDRLRGHLETMVLSILERGDAHGLDIMRQLDAAGCGLLKLREGTLYPALYRLEAAGMISVVRKEKPPGGRGAARLIYRLSGKGRRHLAKGRQDWVSFVEVIGRIVGAPA; from the coding sequence ATGAACGCGATTTCCGGTGACCGCCTGCGGGGCCATCTCGAAACGATGGTCCTTTCCATCCTCGAACGGGGCGACGCCCACGGTCTGGACATCATGCGGCAACTCGATGCCGCTGGCTGTGGTCTGCTGAAACTCCGCGAAGGAACGCTCTACCCGGCACTCTACCGCCTCGAAGCAGCCGGCATGATCTCCGTCGTCAGGAAAGAGAAGCCGCCCGGCGGCAGAGGAGCGGCGCGGCTGATCTACCGGCTGAGCGGCAAAGGCCGTCGCCACCTGGCAAAAGGACGCCAGGACTGGGTCAGTTTCGTGGAAGTCATCGGCCGCATCGTGGGAGCCCCGGCATGA
- a CDS encoding biotin--[acetyl-CoA-carboxylase] ligase, translating to MIDADHLISTTFVRHVELHEELASTNDHAMRNAGTLSPATLVAARRQTAGRGRGSNRWWSSDGALTFSLLIDPADWNLPTPRWPELSVAVGTAIATTLGPLTDFADVRLKWPNDVYLSGRKVCGILVEVASTNPGRLVVGIGLNVNNSFADAPDDVRQRAISLRDHGNRPLDMTDLLERLLRQIDGDMTALAEEPANLQGRWRNLCLLSGRFVTINDGRRRIEGTCLGIDDDAALLVQTALGPQRLYSGVVEAFDDL from the coding sequence ATGATCGACGCCGACCACCTCATCTCGACGACCTTTGTTCGGCACGTCGAACTTCACGAGGAGCTCGCCTCGACGAACGATCATGCGATGCGGAACGCCGGCACCCTCTCCCCCGCAACACTGGTTGCTGCACGGCGGCAGACCGCCGGTCGCGGTCGAGGAAGCAACCGCTGGTGGTCCAGCGACGGAGCCCTGACCTTCTCGCTGCTGATCGATCCGGCCGACTGGAACCTGCCCACGCCCCGCTGGCCGGAACTCTCCGTAGCGGTCGGCACCGCCATCGCCACCACATTGGGCCCGCTCACCGACTTCGCAGACGTCCGGCTGAAATGGCCCAACGACGTCTACCTGAGCGGACGCAAGGTGTGCGGCATTCTCGTCGAAGTCGCCTCCACCAACCCCGGCCGACTCGTCGTGGGAATCGGTCTGAACGTCAACAACTCGTTCGCCGATGCACCGGACGATGTCCGCCAGCGCGCCATTTCGCTCCGTGACCACGGCAATCGCCCCCTCGACATGACCGATCTGCTCGAACGGCTGCTGCGCCAGATCGATGGCGACATGACAGCGCTCGCCGAGGAACCCGCGAACCTGCAGGGCCGGTGGCGGAACCTGTGCCTTCTCTCGGGTCGCTTTGTCACCATCAACGATGGTCGTCGCCGCATCGAGGGAACCTGCCTCGGCATCGACGACGATGCCGCACTGCTGGTGCAGACCGCACTGGGACCGCAGCGGCTGTACAGCGGCGTAGTCGAAGCATTCGACGACCTTTGA
- the glmS gene encoding glutamine--fructose-6-phosphate transaminase (isomerizing) — translation MCGIVGYLGTRPVTEVLLNGLQRLEYRGYDSAGLVVSGPAGLKSHRVEGRIDRLRSLADSSPLEGRAGIGHTRWATHGAPSLANAHPHFDASGRFALVHNGIIENHAAIRSFLNQKGIEFQSETDTEALVQLIGFLYQGTGDLLESVRQALRTVRGTFGIALLSSEAPELLIAARRGSPLIVGVGSEELMVASDASALIGQTSQVLYLDDDEIVTLGPEGLHVSDLDAMAVERDLVTLDLTLEEIELKGHDHHMHKEIHEQPASLQMTLRGRVNAADRKFVLGGLTSLERQLPNVERALLFGCGSAWHAALIGEYMLEELASLPTSVEYASELRYRNPLIERGTLAVGVSQSGETADTLAALREVQTRGATTVGVVNAVGSSVARETDAGVYLHVGPEIGVASTKAFLGQVVVLAMLAGYMGRRRHLSDDRLIEFLEGLEALPDKVKEALETEQQMKELAYALCDREHWLYLGRGVNFPAALEGALKLKEVSYIHAEGLPAAEMKHGPIAMIDKGMPVVVLAPKDGVYSKVLSNIEEVRSRGARVIVVTSADDPELDQLAHDVVRVPETHSLLSPVVTSIPLQLLAYHAALAKGRDVDKPRNLAKSVTVE, via the coding sequence GTGTGCGGAATCGTTGGATACCTTGGAACGCGTCCCGTGACCGAAGTGCTGCTGAACGGCCTGCAGCGGCTCGAGTATCGGGGATATGACTCGGCAGGCCTGGTGGTGAGCGGACCGGCCGGCCTGAAATCGCACCGCGTGGAGGGCCGCATCGACCGGCTCCGTTCGCTGGCCGACTCCTCGCCGCTCGAGGGACGTGCCGGCATCGGGCACACCCGCTGGGCCACTCACGGCGCGCCGTCTCTGGCCAACGCGCACCCGCACTTCGACGCCTCGGGCCGATTCGCTCTGGTTCACAACGGCATCATCGAGAATCATGCCGCCATCCGGTCCTTCCTCAACCAGAAGGGGATCGAATTCCAGAGCGAGACCGACACGGAGGCACTCGTCCAGCTGATCGGCTTCCTCTACCAGGGGACGGGGGACCTGCTGGAGAGCGTGCGGCAGGCGCTGCGAACCGTTCGCGGGACTTTCGGTATCGCTCTGCTCTCGTCCGAAGCGCCCGAACTCCTGATTGCGGCCCGGCGGGGCAGCCCGCTGATCGTCGGTGTCGGTTCCGAAGAACTGATGGTGGCGTCCGACGCCAGTGCGCTGATCGGTCAGACCTCCCAGGTGCTCTATCTCGATGACGACGAGATCGTCACGCTCGGGCCGGAGGGACTGCACGTCAGCGATCTCGACGCGATGGCCGTCGAGAGGGACCTGGTGACGCTCGACCTGACGCTCGAAGAGATCGAGCTGAAGGGGCACGACCACCACATGCACAAGGAGATTCACGAGCAGCCGGCATCGCTGCAGATGACGCTGCGGGGGCGGGTCAACGCCGCCGACCGCAAGTTTGTGCTGGGCGGCCTGACGTCGCTGGAGCGGCAGCTGCCGAACGTCGAGCGGGCGCTGCTGTTCGGCTGCGGCAGTGCGTGGCATGCCGCCCTGATCGGCGAGTACATGCTCGAGGAACTGGCCAGCCTGCCGACCAGCGTCGAGTACGCCAGCGAACTGCGGTATCGGAACCCGCTGATCGAACGGGGAACGCTGGCGGTCGGTGTCAGCCAGTCGGGCGAAACGGCCGATACCCTCGCGGCGCTGCGGGAAGTTCAGACCCGCGGAGCGACCACGGTCGGTGTGGTGAACGCCGTCGGCTCCTCGGTTGCCCGCGAGACCGATGCTGGAGTCTACCTGCACGTCGGACCCGAAATCGGAGTCGCCAGCACCAAGGCGTTTCTCGGGCAAGTGGTCGTGCTCGCCATGCTGGCCGGCTACATGGGGCGGCGGAGACATCTGTCGGACGATCGTCTGATCGAGTTTCTGGAAGGCCTCGAAGCGCTGCCGGACAAGGTGAAGGAAGCACTGGAAACCGAACAGCAGATGAAGGAACTGGCATACGCACTCTGCGACCGGGAGCACTGGCTGTATCTGGGCCGCGGAGTGAACTTCCCGGCGGCGCTCGAAGGAGCGCTCAAGCTGAAGGAAGTCAGTTACATTCATGCCGAAGGGCTGCCGGCAGCCGAGATGAAGCACGGCCCGATCGCCATGATCGACAAGGGGATGCCGGTCGTCGTGCTGGCTCCCAAAGATGGCGTCTATTCCAAAGTCCTTTCGAACATTGAAGAGGTTCGCAGCCGGGGAGCGCGCGTCATTGTCGTCACCTCGGCGGACGATCCCGAACTCGACCAGTTGGCTCACGACGTCGTCCGGGTTCCCGAGACGCATTCGCTGCTCTCGCCGGTCGTCACCAGCATTCCGCTGCAGCTGCTGGCGTATCACGCAGCACTCGCCAAGGGACGCGACGTCGACAAACCCCGGAACCTCGCCAAGAGCGTGACCGTGGAGTAG
- a CDS encoding DMT family transporter, with the protein MMESERSVDERPWGLTPATWGILLGVLAAVGYTLTNMALRRVAYRDDLGWALWVSCHKGIPSTIAALVLVGVEWARGHDAALPRGRQLVMLIGTALIMQFGGNVLFQIALSYGGLALTVPLVFATIIVGGAVLGRVMLGEPVGTRMLLAMSVTIVAIFVLSQGAGAASLAMGQRPTGWSTLWAILAACLSGLSYGLCGVVIRRCVTNRMSIAATLLPLSVTGVIGLGATSVALLGPRGVLTTAPEDLLAMVLAGVFNAVAFFAISAAYKRLSVVNVNLINASQCAMAAAAGVLLFAEPLTISLGAGTLLTLLGLFIMASRRPAPPPAETTPRPEEPATQTEDATVTAPQPTVTSQTR; encoded by the coding sequence ATGATGGAATCGGAACGGAGCGTCGACGAACGACCATGGGGCCTGACGCCGGCAACCTGGGGAATCCTCCTTGGAGTGCTGGCGGCGGTCGGCTACACACTGACGAATATGGCGCTCCGTCGCGTCGCCTACCGGGACGACCTCGGCTGGGCTCTGTGGGTCTCGTGCCACAAGGGAATCCCCTCCACAATCGCGGCCCTGGTGCTCGTCGGTGTCGAGTGGGCCCGCGGCCACGATGCGGCCCTCCCCCGCGGGCGACAGCTCGTCATGCTCATCGGCACGGCGCTGATCATGCAGTTCGGCGGAAACGTTCTGTTTCAGATCGCCCTGAGTTACGGCGGGCTGGCCCTTACCGTCCCCCTCGTGTTCGCCACGATTATTGTGGGCGGCGCAGTCTTGGGACGGGTCATGCTGGGGGAACCGGTCGGCACCCGAATGCTGCTGGCAATGTCCGTCACGATCGTGGCCATCTTCGTTCTCAGTCAGGGGGCCGGTGCTGCCAGCCTGGCCATGGGACAGCGTCCGACGGGCTGGAGTACCCTGTGGGCCATCCTCGCCGCCTGCCTGAGTGGACTGAGCTACGGTCTGTGCGGCGTCGTCATCCGTCGCTGCGTCACCAATCGCATGTCGATCGCCGCAACACTGCTCCCGCTGAGCGTCACCGGCGTCATCGGCCTGGGAGCCACCAGTGTCGCCCTGCTCGGGCCACGCGGTGTCCTGACGACCGCCCCGGAAGATCTGCTCGCCATGGTGCTGGCCGGCGTATTCAACGCTGTCGCATTCTTCGCGATCAGCGCCGCCTACAAGCGTCTGTCGGTCGTAAACGTCAACCTGATCAATGCGTCCCAGTGCGCCATGGCGGCGGCAGCCGGCGTGCTGCTTTTCGCCGAGCCCCTCACGATCAGCCTGGGAGCGGGAACGTTGCTGACGCTGCTCGGACTGTTCATCATGGCCAGCCGTCGGCCCGCACCGCCTCCTGCAGAAACGACTCCGCGCCCCGAAGAGCCGGCCACGCAAACCGAAGACGCCACCGTCACCGCCCCGCAGCCGACTGTCACCAGCCAGACCCGCTGA
- a CDS encoding histone deacetylase family protein, whose product MQAFYTDHFELPLPEGHRFPMSKYRLLRERIASRNEDGSIRLQVPDPADPDALRLAHDADYVASVFDGTLGAVEQRRIGFPWSPGMVERSRRSVGATIAAARCALEEGASVNLAGGTHHAGPARGQGYCVFNDVAVAAHLLLAEGQIGRAAVVDCDVHQGNGTAEIFAEDERVFTFSIHGAKNFPARKHPGDLDVVLPTGTGDGEYLDALDSALLQVFEAGPFDLVFYVSGADPFEADTLGHLSLSKAGLAQRDERVFGMCLAHDVPVAVGMAGGYAPDVADIVDIHEETVRQAARATVRNRSGVPGRGD is encoded by the coding sequence GTGCAGGCTTTCTATACCGACCATTTCGAACTGCCGCTGCCCGAAGGGCACCGCTTTCCGATGAGCAAATACCGGCTGCTGCGGGAGCGGATCGCCTCGCGAAACGAAGACGGCTCGATTCGACTTCAGGTTCCCGACCCGGCAGATCCGGACGCGCTGCGGCTGGCTCACGACGCGGACTACGTCGCCAGCGTTTTCGACGGAACCCTCGGGGCCGTCGAGCAGCGGAGGATCGGATTTCCGTGGTCACCCGGGATGGTCGAGCGGTCGCGGCGGTCCGTCGGGGCCACAATCGCGGCGGCCCGATGCGCACTTGAAGAGGGTGCCTCGGTCAATCTGGCAGGGGGAACGCATCATGCCGGCCCGGCCAGGGGACAGGGGTACTGCGTGTTCAACGACGTCGCGGTGGCCGCGCATCTGCTACTGGCTGAAGGGCAGATCGGGCGCGCGGCAGTGGTTGATTGCGACGTGCATCAGGGGAACGGCACGGCAGAGATCTTCGCCGAGGATGAGCGCGTGTTCACGTTCTCGATCCACGGGGCGAAGAACTTTCCGGCCCGTAAGCACCCGGGGGACCTGGATGTGGTGCTGCCCACCGGCACGGGCGACGGGGAGTATCTGGACGCGCTGGACTCGGCGCTGCTGCAGGTTTTCGAGGCAGGGCCGTTCGATCTGGTGTTCTACGTTTCAGGTGCCGATCCCTTCGAGGCGGACACGCTGGGGCATCTGAGTCTGAGCAAGGCGGGTCTGGCGCAGCGGGACGAACGTGTCTTCGGGATGTGTCTGGCCCACGACGTACCGGTCGCCGTCGGCATGGCGGGAGGCTATGCCCCCGATGTTGCCGACATCGTGGACATCCATGAAGAAACAGTGCGGCAGGCGGCCCGGGCGACGGTGCGCAATCGGAGTGGTGTCCCGGGGCGAGGCGACTGA